From a region of the Hypanus sabinus isolate sHypSab1 chromosome 2, sHypSab1.hap1, whole genome shotgun sequence genome:
- the LOC132385505 gene encoding suppressor of cytokine signaling 4-like codes for MSHQTGAAAHNLDVKPKDGQGKNIDRRDGYAWSGKKRSRTSKVDSTSDGEVGDVAGILSITPRREKKWSSELDLEDSCSRKLSSRSLKQKIQDAVAQCFPLKANNHKNSVALISKSKIHINDLVNNCTFPAGMELAEKWDLINWHTIPLTQNCDIWEGSAVGFDEEEPGGGCRMSVELEVNPSDTQIHNLEVISRINALHGQDSEVESGITELAGDSGITFPSNDSDSDEEMMALFTDAESQANTKLDFENKCNWLTPFHKCQTQFGFTYCLVPDLFRISNNPCYWGVMDRYGAEALLEGKPEGTYLLRDSAQEDYLFSVSFRRYSRSLHARIEQWNHNFSFDAHDPCVFHAPSVTGLLEHYSDPNSCMFFEPLLSLPLNRTFPFSLQHLCRAVICSHTTYDGIGALPVPPSMKTYLKEYHYKQKIKVLKISTQQWHSGLKGNQ; via the coding sequence ATGTCACATCAAACAGGAGCAGCAGCTCATAATTTGGATGTAAAACCCAAGGATGGCCAGGGAAAAAATATTGATCGTAGGGACGGTTATGCTTGGAGTGGCAAGAAACGTTCACGCACTTCCAAGGTAGATTCTACTTCAgatggtgaggttggggatgTTGCTGGCATATTGTCGATAACTCCGAGAAGGGAGAAGAAATGGAGTTCTGAGTTGGATCTTGAAGATTCATGTTCTCGCAAGCTTTCTAGTCGATCACTGAAGCAAAAGATACAAGATGCAGTTGCTCAGTGTTTTCCTCTTAAAGCAAATAATCATAAAAACTCTGTAGCTTTAATTTCaaaaagtaaaatccacattaatGATCTAGTCAATAATTGTACATTTCCAGCTggaatggagctggctgaaaaATGGGACTTAATTAATTGGCACACAATTCCATTAACTCAAAACTGTGACATTTGGGAAGGCTCAGCAGTGGGATTTGATGAAGAAGAGCCAGGAGGAGGATGCAGAATGAGTGTTGAACTAGAGGTGAATCCATCAGATACACAGATTCACAACCTGGAAGTGATTTCTCGGATTAATGCATTACATGGACAGGACTCTGAGGTGGAGTCTGGAATAACTGAATTAGCAGGTGACAGTGGTATTACATTTCCGTCAAATGATTCAGACTCTGACGAGGAGATGATggctcttttcacagatgctgaaaGTCAGGCAAATACCAAGTTGGATTTTGAGAATAAGTGCAATTGGCTAACACCCTTTCATAAATGCCAGACTCAGTTCGGCTTCACCTACTGCTTAGTCCCAGATCTATTTCGGATCAGTAATAATCCATGTTACTGGGGTGTGATGGATAGATACGGAGCTGAGGCTCTGTTAGAAGGTAAACCAGAAGGTACATACTTGCTCAGGGACTCTGCTCAAGAGGATTATCTCTTCTCTGTCAGCTTCAGACGTTACAGCCGCTCTCTTCATGCTAGAATTGAACAGTGGAATCATAACTTCAGTTTTGATGCCCATGATCCCTGTGTTTTTCATGCACCAAGTGTAACTGGGCTCTTAGAACATTACAGCGACCCAAACTCTTGTATGTTCTTTGAGCCACTGTTGTCTCTTCCACTAAACAGGACTTTTCCATTTTCACTTCAGCATCTTTGCAGAGCTGTTATTTGTAGCCACACAACCTATGATGGTATTGGTGCACTTCCTGTACCACCATCAATGAAAACCTACCTGAAGGAGTATCACtataaacaaaaaataaaagtACTTAAGATAAGTACACAACAATGGCATAGTGGATTGAAAGGAAACCAGTGA